The following are from one region of the Candidatus Delongbacteria bacterium genome:
- a CDS encoding dipeptidase, which produces MEAVIKRLAAEQDKQMRELETFLRYPSISTDPECATQVRACAEYLLGRLQAQGFAHTTLHETAGHPIVTAEWRGTPGAPTVLLYGHYDVQPVDPLDLWTTPPFEPALRDGRLYARGVADDKGQIFCHMKALEALLAEHGRLPVNVVLLFEGEEEIGSPNLDAFLRSHKELLACDCAVVSDTAMFAAGRPSITYGLKGLCYLELEVTGPSHDLHSGSFGGPVVNPLNTLAMLLASLKDGQGRVAVAGFYDQVLPLTDVERQAFAALNFDVPGLMASLSVDALSPEAGYTVLEHLWARPTCDVNGFSGGFTGTGAKTVLPARAGAKVSFRLVPDQTPGEIADLVEAHWRRLLPAGVTLTVTRHHSGKPALTPIDHPVVKTGMAALEQGFGVPPVYQREGGSIPIVAAFDEVLGVKTVLMGFGLPDSRCHSPNENLSLENIFGGMRAAAWFYHLLPDAMAGA; this is translated from the coding sequence ATGGAAGCGGTGATCAAGCGGCTGGCGGCGGAGCAGGACAAGCAGATGCGGGAACTGGAGACCTTCCTGCGCTATCCCTCCATTTCAACGGATCCAGAGTGCGCGACCCAGGTGCGGGCCTGCGCCGAATACCTGCTGGGGCGGCTGCAGGCGCAGGGCTTCGCGCACACCACGCTGCACGAGACCGCGGGCCATCCCATCGTCACGGCCGAGTGGCGCGGGACCCCGGGGGCGCCCACGGTCCTGCTCTACGGGCACTACGACGTGCAGCCCGTGGATCCGCTGGACCTCTGGACCACGCCGCCCTTCGAACCCGCCCTGCGCGACGGCCGGCTCTACGCCCGGGGCGTGGCCGACGACAAGGGCCAGATCTTCTGCCACATGAAGGCCCTGGAGGCCCTGCTGGCCGAGCACGGCCGCCTGCCGGTCAACGTGGTCCTGCTCTTCGAGGGCGAGGAGGAGATCGGCAGCCCCAACCTGGACGCCTTCCTGCGCAGCCACAAGGAACTGCTGGCCTGCGACTGCGCCGTGGTCAGCGACACGGCCATGTTTGCCGCGGGACGGCCCAGCATCACCTATGGATTGAAGGGACTCTGCTACCTGGAGCTGGAGGTCACGGGCCCCAGCCACGACCTGCACAGCGGCAGTTTCGGCGGCCCGGTGGTCAATCCGCTGAACACGCTGGCCATGCTGCTGGCCTCGCTCAAGGACGGGCAGGGCCGGGTGGCGGTGGCCGGCTTCTACGACCAGGTGCTGCCCCTGACGGACGTGGAGCGCCAGGCCTTCGCCGCGCTGAACTTCGACGTGCCCGGCCTGATGGCCTCGCTGAGCGTGGACGCCCTCAGCCCCGAGGCCGGCTACACCGTGCTCGAGCACCTCTGGGCGCGGCCCACCTGCGACGTCAACGGCTTCAGCGGCGGCTTCACGGGCACGGGCGCCAAGACCGTGCTGCCCGCCCGGGCCGGAGCCAAGGTGAGCTTCCGCCTGGTGCCCGACCAGACGCCGGGGGAGATCGCGGATCTGGTGGAGGCCCACTGGCGGCGCCTGCTGCCCGCCGGTGTGACGCTGACCGTGACCCGTCACCACTCGGGCAAGCCGGCCCTGACGCCCATCGACCATCCGGTGGTGAAGACGGGCATGGCGGCGCTGGAGCAGGGCTTCGGCGTGCCGCCGGTCTACCAGCGCGAGGGCGGCTCCATTCCCATCGTGGCCGCCTTCGACGAGGTGCTGGGGGTCAAGACCGTGCTGATGGGTTTCGGCCTGCCGGACAGCCGCTGCCACAGCCCCAACGAGAACCTGAGCCTGGAGAACATCTTCGGCGGCATGCGCGCCGCGGCCTGGTTCTATCACCTGCTTCCCGACGCCATGGCCGGCGCGTGA
- a CDS encoding TolC family protein: MNRPLAIHLLLGLLLLLAGLTGRAAGEAESTPRLGLEQALAEALASHRDAERARLALQEARLDRLETRLRLAPRLSLQLVAPSILDTRNEIWSGQGDSARLVRVDWQQRRDSGALLLSGESPLGTTLEAGADAWHRTSETGSFDEEYGRTYRFGLRQDLLPRRTLWGDLRESEREADQAELEALESLADFRHRAAGQFLDVLRAQQGLELARQDGRVSRANRERAQARFAAGLIAESDYLKVELEDLQHQAAFQSDSLALALQERDLARLLGRSAPLPQLDETLPAGPPPPAREELERVLEEGNAGLARRRLEQLKLRRELRGKRLERLPELNLNLDWSWNEEQPEWSWRGDEPGLDRSLSLVLDWPLFTGGERTRAVRRAELALRRGELSLAELRESLLSALDRLGLELEEQRLQAPLLERQLELASQDARISQERFQAGQITSQQLIDAERALSQARLRRLDLGIQAARTRLDLARLSGADRAEVRAELEPPRPGRRAPAPPPKRP, from the coding sequence ATGAATAGACCCCTCGCCATCCACCTGCTGCTGGGCCTGCTCCTGCTGCTGGCCGGCCTGACCGGCCGGGCCGCCGGGGAGGCTGAATCCACCCCCCGCCTGGGTCTGGAACAGGCGCTGGCCGAGGCGCTGGCCAGCCACCGGGACGCGGAGCGTGCCCGCCTGGCCCTGCAGGAGGCGCGGCTGGACCGGCTGGAGACCCGCCTGCGGCTGGCCCCGCGCCTGAGTCTGCAGCTGGTGGCCCCGAGCATCCTGGACACGCGCAACGAGATCTGGAGCGGCCAGGGGGACAGCGCGCGGCTGGTGCGCGTGGACTGGCAGCAGCGCCGGGACAGCGGAGCCCTGCTGCTGAGCGGCGAGTCCCCGCTGGGCACGACCCTGGAGGCTGGCGCGGACGCCTGGCACCGCACGTCGGAAACGGGCAGTTTCGACGAGGAATACGGCCGCACCTACCGCTTCGGCCTGCGCCAGGACCTGCTGCCGCGCCGCACGCTCTGGGGCGACCTGCGCGAGAGCGAGCGCGAGGCCGATCAGGCCGAGCTGGAGGCGCTGGAGTCCCTGGCCGATTTCCGCCACCGGGCCGCAGGACAGTTCCTGGACGTGCTGCGCGCCCAGCAGGGGCTGGAGCTGGCGCGCCAGGACGGCCGGGTCTCGCGCGCCAACCGCGAGCGGGCCCAGGCCCGCTTCGCCGCCGGCTTGATCGCCGAGAGCGATTACCTGAAGGTGGAGCTGGAGGACCTGCAGCATCAGGCGGCCTTCCAGTCCGACTCGCTGGCCCTCGCGCTGCAGGAGCGCGACCTGGCCCGGCTGCTGGGGCGCAGCGCGCCGCTGCCCCAACTGGACGAGACCTTGCCCGCCGGGCCGCCCCCGCCCGCCCGGGAGGAGTTGGAGCGCGTCCTGGAGGAGGGCAACGCCGGTCTGGCCCGCCGCCGGCTGGAGCAGCTCAAGTTGCGGCGCGAGCTGCGCGGCAAGCGGCTGGAGCGGCTGCCCGAACTCAACCTGAACCTGGACTGGAGCTGGAACGAGGAGCAGCCGGAGTGGAGCTGGCGCGGGGACGAGCCCGGCCTGGACCGCTCCCTGAGCCTGGTGCTGGACTGGCCGCTGTTCACGGGCGGCGAGCGCACGCGCGCCGTGCGCCGGGCCGAGCTGGCCCTGCGGCGCGGCGAGCTGTCGCTGGCCGAACTGCGCGAGAGTCTGCTATCGGCGCTGGACCGCCTCGGGCTGGAACTGGAGGAGCAGCGCCTGCAGGCCCCGCTGCTCGAGCGCCAGCTGGAGCTGGCGAGCCAGGACGCGCGCATCAGCCAGGAGCGCTTCCAGGCCGGCCAGATCACCAGCCAGCAACTCATCGACGCCGAGCGCGCGCTCTCCCAGGCCCGGCTCCGCCGGTTGGATCTGGGCATCCAGGCCGCCCGCACCCGGCTGGATCTGGCGCGCCTGAGTGGCGCCGATCGCGCGGAGGTGCGCGCGGAGCTGGAACCACCGCGGCCGGGACGCCGGGCGCCGGCTCCCCCACCCAAGAGGCCCTGA
- a CDS encoding efflux RND transporter periplasmic adaptor subunit yields MRAAWSSGGARLAGFSLLLSGLLLALACEQGGPSTVAVQRGPFDVRLVEAGSISALHSTTVDVPALRMNLQILWLADEGLSVAPGDTLVRFDPTEARKQVEDKEAELDIALAALRKGQAEHAAQMAGLKSTLTYDSISWRLSRLQADRTRWESEVARQEAELQFHQSTLSLEKSVAQSRAQEAIGKESLGSLELKVNQARAELASAREALAQMVIQAPRRGMVVYLPIWKGDRMGKVKVGDSPWRGSSILELPDFDTMLVDLSVNEVDLGLLHVQDSCEVVLDAWPDRRFSGRVLDMGVLARERDDESGIKAFDVRVRLDKTDPILKPGMNARVTLFGFHEDDALYLPVEALHQDDQGWHVLVPDGQAVRRQAVEPGPGDGDRVLIRSGVTEGQKVLLGQPAGAEAVREAARAKGGKKPAAPQGRP; encoded by the coding sequence GTGAGAGCTGCCTGGTCATCCGGCGGCGCGCGCCTGGCGGGCTTCAGCCTGCTGCTGTCCGGCCTGCTGCTGGCCCTGGCCTGCGAGCAGGGCGGCCCATCCACCGTGGCCGTGCAGCGCGGTCCCTTCGACGTGCGGCTGGTGGAGGCGGGCAGCATCTCGGCCCTGCACTCCACCACCGTGGACGTGCCCGCGCTGCGCATGAACCTGCAGATCCTCTGGCTGGCGGACGAGGGACTGTCCGTGGCCCCCGGCGACACGCTGGTGCGCTTCGACCCCACCGAGGCCCGCAAGCAGGTGGAGGACAAGGAGGCCGAGCTGGACATTGCCCTGGCCGCGCTGCGCAAGGGCCAGGCCGAGCACGCCGCGCAGATGGCCGGCCTGAAGAGCACGCTGACCTACGACAGCATTTCCTGGCGCCTCTCGCGCCTGCAGGCGGACCGCACGCGCTGGGAGAGCGAGGTGGCCCGCCAGGAGGCCGAGCTGCAGTTCCACCAGTCCACCCTTTCGCTGGAGAAGTCCGTGGCCCAGAGCCGGGCCCAGGAGGCCATCGGCAAGGAGAGCCTGGGCAGCCTCGAGCTCAAGGTGAACCAGGCCCGGGCCGAACTGGCCAGCGCGCGCGAGGCCCTGGCACAGATGGTGATCCAGGCGCCCCGGCGGGGCATGGTGGTCTACCTGCCCATCTGGAAGGGCGACCGGATGGGCAAGGTCAAGGTGGGCGACAGCCCCTGGCGCGGCTCGTCCATCCTGGAGCTGCCCGACTTTGACACCATGCTGGTGGACCTGTCCGTCAACGAGGTGGACCTGGGGCTCCTGCACGTCCAGGACTCCTGCGAGGTGGTGCTGGACGCCTGGCCGGACCGGCGCTTCAGCGGCCGCGTGCTGGACATGGGCGTGCTGGCCCGGGAACGCGACGACGAGAGCGGGATCAAGGCCTTCGACGTGCGCGTGCGGCTGGACAAGACCGATCCGATCCTCAAGCCCGGGATGAACGCCCGGGTGACGCTGTTCGGCTTCCACGAGGACGACGCGCTCTACCTGCCCGTGGAGGCCCTGCACCAGGACGACCAGGGCTGGCACGTGCTGGTCCCCGACGGCCAGGCCGTGCGCCGCCAGGCCGTGGAGCCCGGTCCCGGCGACGGCGACCGCGTGCTGATCCGCAGTGGTGTGACGGAGGGCCAGAAGGTGCTGCTTGGGCAGCCCGCCGGCGCCGAGGCCGTGCGCGAGGCCGCGCGAGCCAAGGGCGGCAAGAAGCCTGCGGCGCCACAGGGCCGGCCGTGA
- a CDS encoding ABC transporter permease yields the protein MSPAATERPRRTPELRVLLEAWREGRRSLASHKLRTALSMLGMVFGVAAVISMLAIGEGARRQALERLRRLGAENILVQALEEKQVPEEDRELNSPGLHRRDAAAIAALVPEARLSASLSRELNLQLDRRRLRGKVRGVPADYLGLFPGLRVRGRSFTPVDERLASRVCLLAAAAARRLSPSDDPLGRLVKLGGQWYRVVGVVESAEEDSLAGGAASGAGAGAAAADAGEDAVVAWVPFATLVARHAPEAREGGVDELVVRVASTAAVLPAVERVRAVLTRRHLGARDTRLVVPLELIRQQQATQRMFNLVMGAIASISLLVGGIGIMNILLSSVLERTREIGVRRALGALASEVKLQFLVEAVLISLGGGLAGVVLGLALSWGIGRLAGWATVVQVWSVLLSFGVSAVTGLVFGLMPAARAARLNPIEALRHE from the coding sequence GTGAGCCCTGCGGCGACGGAGCGGCCCCGGCGCACGCCGGAACTGCGTGTGCTGCTGGAGGCCTGGCGCGAGGGCCGGCGCTCGCTGGCCTCGCACAAGCTGCGCACGGCCCTCTCCATGCTGGGGATGGTCTTCGGCGTGGCGGCGGTGATTTCCATGCTGGCCATCGGCGAAGGCGCCCGGCGCCAGGCCCTGGAGCGCCTGCGCCGGCTGGGCGCGGAGAACATCCTCGTGCAGGCCCTGGAGGAGAAGCAGGTCCCCGAGGAGGACCGCGAATTGAACTCCCCCGGCCTGCACCGGCGCGACGCGGCGGCCATCGCGGCCCTGGTGCCGGAGGCCCGCCTGAGCGCGTCCCTCTCCCGTGAACTCAACCTGCAGCTGGATCGGCGCCGCCTGCGCGGCAAGGTCCGGGGCGTGCCCGCCGACTACCTGGGACTCTTTCCCGGGCTGCGCGTGCGCGGCCGCTCCTTCACTCCCGTGGACGAGCGGCTGGCCAGCCGGGTCTGCCTGCTGGCCGCGGCGGCGGCGCGCCGGCTTTCGCCCTCGGACGACCCGCTGGGCCGATTGGTGAAACTGGGCGGTCAGTGGTACCGCGTGGTGGGCGTGGTGGAAAGCGCCGAGGAAGACAGCCTGGCCGGCGGGGCCGCATCGGGGGCAGGGGCGGGCGCGGCGGCGGCGGACGCGGGCGAGGACGCCGTGGTGGCCTGGGTGCCCTTTGCCACGCTGGTCGCCCGCCACGCGCCGGAGGCCCGCGAGGGCGGCGTGGACGAGCTGGTGGTGCGCGTGGCCTCCACGGCCGCCGTGCTGCCTGCCGTGGAGCGCGTGCGCGCCGTGCTGACCCGGCGTCACCTGGGCGCCCGGGACACGCGGCTGGTGGTGCCGCTGGAGCTGATCCGCCAGCAGCAGGCCACCCAGCGCATGTTCAACCTGGTGATGGGCGCCATCGCCTCCATATCGCTCCTGGTGGGCGGCATCGGCATCATGAACATCCTGCTCTCCAGCGTGCTCGAGCGCACGCGCGAGATCGGCGTGAGACGCGCCCTGGGCGCGCTGGCCTCGGAGGTCAAGCTGCAGTTCCTGGTGGAGGCCGTGCTGATCTCGCTGGGCGGCGGCCTGGCCGGCGTGGTGCTGGGTCTGGCCCTCTCCTGGGGCATCGGGCGCCTGGCGGGCTGGGCCACGGTGGTCCAGGTCTGGAGCGTGCTGCTCTCCTTCGGCGTCTCCGCCGTGACCGGGCTGGTCTTCGGCCTGATGCCCGCCGCCCGCGCGGCCCGGCTCAATCCCATCGAGGCCCTGCGCCATGAATAG